A stretch of Prinia subflava isolate CZ2003 ecotype Zambia chromosome 14, Cam_Psub_1.2, whole genome shotgun sequence DNA encodes these proteins:
- the MCM2 gene encoding DNA replication licensing factor MCM2, producing MMADSSESQAAVTSPVRSSRRGDAFTSSPGRDLPPFEDESEGLLGTEGLPEEEEEGEELIGEGMERDYRPIPELDVYEAEGLALDDEDVEELTASQREAAERVMRQRDRELEQGMGRMRRGLLYDSDDEDEDRPARKRRLAERAAEGMEEEDEDMIESIENLEDMKGHSVREWVSMAAPRLEIYHRFKNFLKTHVDEHGHNVFKERISDMCKENRESLVVNYEDLAAQEHVLAYFLPEAPAEMLKIFDEAAKEVVLAMYPKYDRIAQEIHVRISHLPLVEELRSLRQLHLNQLIRTSGVVTSCTGVLPQLSMVKYNCSKCNFILGPFFQSQNQEVKPGSCPECQSLGPFEINMEETVYQNYQRIKIQESPGKVAAGRLPRSKDAILLADLVDSCKPGDEIELTGIYHNNYDGSLNTANGFPVFATVILANHIAKKDNKLAVGELTDEDVKVIVGLSKDEQIGEKVFASIAPSIYGHEDIKRGLALALFGGEPKNPGGKHKVRGDINVLLCGDPGTAKSQFLKYIEKVSSRAIFTTGQGASAVGLTAYVQRHPVSKEWTLEAGALVLADRGVCLIDEFDKMNDQDRTSIHEAMEQQSISISKAGIVTSLQARCTIVAAANPIGGRYDPSLTFSENVDLTEPIISRFDILCVVRDTVDSVQDEMLARFVVGSHVKHHPGSKEAVNGDTNEVILPNTYGVEPIPQEILRKYIIYAKEKVHPKLNQMDQDKVARMYSDLRKESMATGSIPITVRHIESMIRMAEAHARMHLRDYVVEDDVNMAIRVMLESFIDTQKFSVMRSMRKTFSRYLSFKRDNNELLLFILKQLVAEQVMYQRNRYGAQQDTIEVPEKDLMDKARQINIHNLSAFYDSEVFKMNRFSRDVKRKLIVQQF from the exons ATGATGGCG GACTCCTCCGAGTCGCAGGCAGCGGTGACCAGCCCCGTGCGGAGCTCCCGCCGCGGCGATGCCTTCACGTCCAGCCCCGGTCGGGACCTGCCCCCCTTCGAGGATGAGTCCGAAGGGCTCCTGGGGACCGAGGGGCTCCCcgaagaggaggaagaaggggaagagcTCATTGGGGAGGGGATGGAAAG GGACTACCGGCCCATCCCGGAGCTGGATGTGTATGAAGCAGAGGGCCTGGCCCTGGATGACGAAGATGTGGAGGAGCTGACTGCCAGCCAGCGGGAAGCTGCCGAGCGAGTGATGAGGCAGCGGGACCgtgagctggagcagggcatgGGCCGCATGAGGAGGGGGCTGCTCTACG ACAGTGACGATGAAGATGAAGACCGTCCTGCACGGAAGAGGCGGCTGGCAGAGCGGGCTGCTGAAGGGatggaagaggaagatgaagacaTGATTGAGAGCATTGAGAACTTGGAAGACATGAAAGGACACTCAGTGAGGGAGTGGGTTTCCATGGCAGCTCCCCGGCTTGAGATCTATCACCGCTTCAAGAACTTCCTGAAGACCCATGTGGATGAACATGGGCACAATGTCTTCAAGGAGAGGATCAGTGACATGTGCAAAG AGAACAGAGAGAGTCTGGTGGTGAACTATGAGGATCTGGCAGCCCAGGAGCATGTCCTTGCCTACTTTCTACCTGAAGCTCCAGCAGAGATGCTTAAGATCTTTGATGAAGCAGCCAAGGAAGTGGTGCTGGCCATGTACCCCAAGTATGATCGTATTGCTCAGGAGATCCATGTCCGTATCTCCCACCTCCCTCTGGTGGAAGAGCTGCGGTCACTCAG GCAACTGCATTTGAATCAGTTGATCCGGACCAGTGGAGTGGTGACAAGTTGCACAGGGGTCCTGCCTCAGCTCAGCATGGTCAAATACAACTGCAGCAAGTGCAACTTCATCCTAGGACCGTTTTTCCAGTCACAGAACCAGGAGGTGAAACCCGGTTCCTGTCCAGAGTGTCAGTCTCTTGGCCCATTTGAAATCAACATGGAAGAG ACAGTCTACCAGAACTATCAGCGCATCAAGATCCAGGAGAGCCCTGGGAAGGTGGCTGCGGGCAGGCTGCCCCGCTCCAAGGATGCCATTCTCCTCGCTGATCTGGTGGACAGCTGCAAGCCAGGAGATGAGATT GAGCTGACAGGGATCTACCACAACAACTACGATGGCTCCTTGAATACTGCCAATGGGTTCCCAGTGTTTGCAACTGTGATCCTGGCCAACCACATCGCCAAGAAGGACAACAAGCTGGCCGTTGGGGAACTGACTGATGAAGATGTGAAAGTGATTGTGGGTCTATCCAAGGATGAGCAAATTGGGGAGAAG GTTTTTGCCAGCATTGCTCCATCTATTTATGGACATGAAGATATCAAAAGGGGCTTGGCTTTAGCTCTCTTTGGTGGAGAGCCCAAAAACCCAG GTGGCAAACACAAAGTTCGTGGTGACATCAATGTGCTTCTGTGTGGAGACCCTGGTACTGCAAAATCACAGTTTCTTAAATACATAGAGAAGGTGTCAAGCAGAGCAATTTTCACCACTGGCCAGGGTGCTTCTGCTGTGGGTCTCACAGCCTATGTGCAGAGGCACCCAGTCAGCAAGGAGTGGACTTTGGAGGCAGGAGCCCTTGTGCTGGCTGACAGAGGTGTCTGCCTGATTGATGAATTTGACAAG ATGAATGATCAGGATAGGACCAGCATCCATGAAGCCATGGAACAGCAAAGCATTTCCATCTCCAAAGCAGGCATTGTCACATCCTTGCAAGCTCGTTGCACCATTGTTGCTGCTGCCAATCCCATAG GTGGGCGATACGACCCGTCGCTGACGTTCTCAGAGAACGTAGACCTGACAGAGCCCATAATCTCTCGATTCGATATCCTGTGCGTGGTGAGAGACACGGTAGACTCAGTGCAG GATGAAATGCTTGCCCGGTTTGTTGTTGGCAGCCATGTCAAGCACCACCCAGGCAGCAAGGAGGCAGTGAATGGGGACACTAATGAGgtcatccttcccaacacctATGGGGTTGAACCCATTCCTCAAGAGATCCTGAGGAAATATATCATCTACGCCAAAGAGAAGGTCCACCCAAAACTCAACCAGATGGACCAGGACAAGGTGGCCAGGATGTACAGCGACCTCAGGAAGGAGTCTATG GCAACGGGCAGCATCCCCATCACGGTGCGGCACATCGAGTCCATGATCCGCATGGCCGAGGCGCACGCCCGGATGCACCTGCGCGATTACGTGGTGGAGGACGATGTCAACATGGCCATCAGGGTGATGCTGGAGAGCTTTATTGACACACAGAAGTTCAGTGTCATGCGGAGCATGCGCAAG ACGTTCTCCCGCTACCTCTCATTCAAGCGAGACAACAacgagctgctgctgttcatcCTGAAGCAGCTGGTTGCAGAGCAGGTGATGTACCAGAGAAACCGCTATGGAGCCCAGCAAGACACCATAGAAGTCCCAGAGAAGGACCTCATGGACAAG GCTCGGCAGATCAACATCCACAACCTCTCAGCCTTTTATGACAGTGAAGTGTTCAAGATGAACAGGTTCAGCCGGGATGTGAAGCGGAAGCTGATTGTGCAGCAGTTCTGA